From Brassica oleracea var. oleracea cultivar TO1000 chromosome C3, BOL, whole genome shotgun sequence, a single genomic window includes:
- the LOC106330268 gene encoding uncharacterized protein LOC106330268, whose protein sequence is MAFSCVTRYVFSILPLLVILTITPLSSSLSPGDKVTTELLNQLCAKPPIDNITFCVWQTSYAITVSLDLGGLVDMVLEKTRVFGNMNLSAMKELAAATTTNPYLKDTYEICVIDYELAVTAIEGAQEFARSKSYELVPQAASKALDIISSCEADLKDLKLKNVGAYSIRNSVFEKMCNIGSVFSNVLTS, encoded by the coding sequence ATGGCTTTTTCTTGTGTCACAAGATACGTGTTTTCTATCCTTCCTCTTCTCGTTATCCTAACAATCACCCCTTTGTCTTCATCCCTTTCTCCAGGCGACAAAGTCACAACGGAACTACTTAACCAACTCTGCGCAAAACCGCCAATTGATAATATTACTTTCTGCGTCTGGCAAACCTCTTATGCGATAACCGTATCCCTCGACCTAGGTGGTCTGGTCGATATGGTCCTCGAAAAGACGCGAGTGTTTGGCAATATGAATCTGTCGGCGATGAAAGAGTTAGCGGCGGCAACAACGACTAATCCGTATCTCAAGGACACATATGAGATTTGTGTGATAGATTATGAATTAGCCGTTACAGCGATCGAGGGAGCTCAAGAGTTTGCGAGGTCTAAATCGTACGAGCTAGTGCCTCAGGCCGCTTCTAAAGCCTTGGATATCATATCTTCGTGTGAGGCTGACCTTAAAGATCTGAAACTGAAAAACGTGGGTGCTTATTCTATACGCAATTCGGTGTTTGAGAAAATGTGTAACATTGGTAGCGTTTTCTCCAACGTTTTGACGTCTTGA
- the LOC106330269 gene encoding uncharacterized protein LOC106330269, with protein sequence MVVETRGGGKRKDNPTKEEVRKVKFVKTASDNIEKTTTENVESTGMAKTTEIVDSREKTMDVSTEVTTDVSTEKTTDVSAEKTSEDARESTAEITEPSDVALETAPATVNKGPAGPSPPAPPATPAIGTESEEEENEETPSSGDEENQKAGSGEEENDHDDRSDGSSQENEDAEEEQEEADEKEETEGSEEGNEDEEGKDNENEGFEEENDREELANGDDNENPPEPGNPPEPEGLNGNVATEAIKPTSMFFKPTEYRKKIKLGTRCMIASAIKTLKNLKPKLSNAEMSWFKEHPQFRHIFHMKIETNHRVQGMWMLLLRNAGSEKLREVWFIVNGVPIRYGLREHGLISGLFCQNYPLGYKELGGTRFVDRHFKEGEPRRLEDVKKKLVNMGPHKDRLKMAVLFFLASVVCAQTKVGHKANDVLEVFQRAVDDLEYCKSFPWGRFSYDYMLKEISHTMKHFGGVVKEKTLWPLPGFCVPLELLAFEAIPKLGIAFREPVVGAGRDCPRMCKSYFKRNGMTGVSLSVINKELGNTTVIDSIIPTKTPREDSLLDEIMEDEDDVDQSDIAVDSWEKCLDAGQKVFFKDMFDEDVAGREKQPEPIEDATGDGVQVGEQSIQLGDVMNMLKKPMKLMRKIDKKVD encoded by the exons ATGGTGGTCGAAACGAGAGGAGGGGGTAAGAGGAAGGATAATCCAACGAAAGAAGAGGTTCGGAAAGTGAAGTTTGTAAAGACGGCCTCCGATAATATTGAGAAGACGACGACGGAGAATGTTGAATCGACGGGAATGGCAAAGACGACGGAGATTGTTGACTCGAGGGAGAAGACGATGGATGTCTCGACGGAGGTGACGACGGATGTCTCGACGGAGAAGACGACGGATGTCTCGGCGGAGAAGACGAGTGAGGACGCGAGGGAGAGTACGGCAGAGATAACGGAGCCGAGTGATGTGGCTTTAGAAACTGCTCCGGCGACAGTGAACAAAGGTCCTGCTGGCCCATCTCCTCCAGCTCCTCCAGCAACTCCGGCGATTGGGACTGAATCTGAAGAAGAAGAGAATGAGGAAACCCCTTCTTCTGGAGATGAAGAGAATCAGAAAGCCGGTTCTGGAGAGGAAGAGAATGATCATGACGACCGTTCCGATGGTTCTAGCCAGGAGAATGAAGATGCTGAAGAAGAACAAGAAGAAGCAGATGAGAAGGAAGAGACTGAAGGTTCTGAAGAAGGAAATGAAGACGAAGAAGGAAAGGATAATGAGAATGAAGGTTTTGAAGAAGAAAATGACCGAGAAGAGTTAGCAAATGGAGATGACAATGAGAATCCACCTGAACCCGGGAATCCACCTGAACCAGAG GGTTTGAATGGAAATGTGGCAACCGAGGCAATCAAACCAACCAGCATGTTCTTCAAGCCAACCGAGTACAGAAAAAAAATAAAGCTAGGGACAAGGTGTATGATAGCTAGCGCGATTAAGACGCTAAAAAATCTGAAACCCAAGCTGTCTAACGCGGAGATGAGCTGGTTCAAGGAGCATCCTCAATTCAGACACATTTTCCACATGAAGATAGAGACTAACCACAGGGTTCAGGGAATGTGGATGTTGTTGTTGCGTAATGCTGGTAGCGAGAAGCTGAGAGAAGTGTGGTTCATTGTGAATGGGGTTCCAATCCGTTACGGGCTGAGGGAACATGGTTTGATATCTGGGCTATTCTGCCAGAACTATCCTCTCGGCTACAAAGAGCTTGGTGGGACGAGGTTCGTTGATCGTCATTTCAAGGAAGGAGAACCGAGAAGGTTAGAGGATGTTAAGAAGAAGCTGGTGAACATGGGACCCCACAAAGACAGACTGAAGATGGCGGTTCTATTCTTCTTAGCTTCGGTTGTTTGTGCGCAAACGAAGGTTGGACACAAGGCTAATGATGTATTGGAGGTGTTCCAGAGAGCAGTGGATGATCTTGAGTACTGCAAGTCCTTTCCGTGGGGGAGATTTTCCTATGATTACATGCTGAAGGAGATCTCTCACACAATGAAGCATTTTGGAGGGGTGGTTAAAGAGAAAACATTATGGCCGCTACCAGGTTTCTGTGTTCCATTAGAG CTTCTTGCATTCGAGGCAATTCCGAAGCTAGGAATAGCGTTCAGAGAGCCTGTGGTTGGAGCTGGTCGCGACTGTCCGAGGATGTGCAAGTCCTACTTTAAACGAAATGGAATGACAGGGGTGTCACTTTCTGTGATAAACAAGGAACTGGGTAACACAACT GTTATTGACAGCATCATCCCCACCAAAACTCCACGAGAAGATAGCCTTTTGGATGAGATTATGGAAGATGAAGACGATGTTGATCAATCTGATATAGCTGTGGACAGTTGGGAGAAGTGTCTGGATGCAGGGCAGAAGGTTTTTTTTAAAGACATGTTCGACGAAGATGTAGCTGGGCGTGAAAAACAGCCAGAACCGATTGAAGATGCAACAGGGGATGGAGTACAAGTAGGTGAGCAGTCGATTCAGCTGGGAGATGTTATGAATATGCTGAAAAAACCAATGAAATTGATGAGGAAAATTGACAAGAAAGTTGACTAG
- the LOC106332361 gene encoding uncharacterized protein LOC106332361 encodes MPTLQGSLPPELANNVVRLYRECLRRATFIGKQQHNTELVVGMVRQQFKKHMNETDPEKIHKLKDDAARGLINHMLFESEKLTGRKVSQRS; translated from the exons ATGCCGACTCTACAAGGTTCTTTGCCTCCTGAGCTCGCTAACAATGTTGTTAGG TTGTACCGAGAATGTCTTCGTAGAGCTACATTCATTGGTAAGCAG CAACACAACACTGAGCTGGTGGTTGGTATGGTGAGGCAACAATTTAAGAAACACATGAATGAGACTGACCCCGAGAAGATTCACAAGTTAAAGGACGA TGCTGCTCGGGGACTCATCAACCACATGTTGTTTGAGTCAGAGAAGCTAACAGGACGCAAGGTTAGCCAGAGATCCTGA